A genomic stretch from Astatotilapia calliptera chromosome 4, fAstCal1.2, whole genome shotgun sequence includes:
- the arhgap23a gene encoding rho GTPase-activating protein 23 isoform X13: MATRPGREGVGMGWKGPRTLVLHKNSQGFGFTLRHFIVYPPESALHTNLKDEENGNGKGFQKGQLEPMDTIFVKNVREKGPAHQAGLCTGDRLVKVNGESILGKTYSQVIALIQNSESVLELSIMPKDEDVLQLVSAYSQDAYLTGNEPYAGGAENLPPPPPLCYPRSKTTSVSGAPLSSPMGQNQLDNWSRWPGSSSPSSPLDNRSAVCSPASWQEGRPGEPGGVGHSSPAHRTEEIQYGMTSQQPQGQIRGRSYSSSSSSGGPLSSPLQVHYPNHHGASSSQAQPRKSSSAWTSPPQPQISHSRSDRCQQALSDWYYNQQPDRSVRKMQTRHRSYSQDRLSESRRQQQRTGGWPHSASQDTLLLLQQSGPGPQGEPYWSYGDHTATNYTRTRSENLLALYDHHGRSLEMLDRGAAGLVSPRIDRPAWLQQAPKPPPRTDAYHRQGNHFSAAQAPQVSRQSQPTSKHHPQTHTQPQPAPTQSRRLPPGQSVDDLPVGYRSYSPSFYRKTGRILQQAHSFRDPSYSGPHLNWNPVPKTSPPEGTPAPPTASTTTPVASATPESQDRGYRPTNHERERGAVEGQAELVAQTQEVVMRQKPPTGRRNVQGMRHPHYALPLDGLEPSLFSPDPKDSAPGPGSTGDVASGKPNGNLAPLPLEDDSLASIPFIDEPTSPGADLRARHVPASSVVSSGMSSTPAVVNSPASPTFTFPLTRLFSHDCSSIKSSRRSSYVLAISSERSKSCDEGLNTFREDGRSFRRLPKRVKSFFTDGSLDNIGTAEEVRSKRHSTSELGNITYSDVWREGWLHYKQIHTEKGKKVGSAMRPWKRVFSVLRSQSLFLYKDKREAVLRGATFGGSAEDEQPISIQGCLVDIAYSETKRKHALRLTTQDFCEYLLQAEDREDMLNWIKVIGENSKIDNEELGFSRQALINKKLNDYRKQSPAVNKPDSSPKLSRMKPPFLLNKTENAAGAPRSPKPEGKDESSPPKSPWGINIMKKAKKAGPKAFGVRLEECQPGTNNKFVPMIVEICCGLVEEMGLEYTGIYRVPGNNAMVSLLQEQLNKGVDINPAEEKWQDLNVVSSLLKSFFRKLPEPLFTNDKYNDFIDANRMENASDRLKTMKKLIRDLPDHYYHTLKFLVGHLKTVADNSDKNKMEPRNLALVFGPTLVRTSEDNMKDMVTHMPDRYKIVETLIQHCTWFFTDELDKDEKTPVDTEDVQPAPNIDHLLSNIGRTALLGEASDSTNSDSAKSKGSWGSKKDLTAKEFLALSIMSAVTGRKRRKRHNARRVGSSTDDDSEHEPIKAGHLGAGEEEEVESPVGDTAPRAEGEEDDDEEEEEDEEEEDEEVAESGVKEERQEEPAVKPNRLSCKVEEEAGGRQAAMLNEEEEVQAEVKGPQWRAPEDARSIVSGYSTLSTLGRSLGSEGRGDDADDEHSELVSETDNESGFASRSLTQERPDKHPAPPVNTQLLAPPRSFLYTHYKSPALSTSNILTPPTSLTQRPDSTERSDGGARSTTPSSSSFSSSSTTHRLHSRPSFNSHKLIQCDTLARRKLKSEKNKTRSLDLMESPEGTAPSEGSGSGTEGAPTAKRDTSRTNTSSGSSQESLRPARPKPAVLPSEAASFTPTGPGGKSLADQVRARLLGSADNLHRVGLRKPPSPETRRKKRAWRRHTVVASPTEMSDKRPQLIVSDFPLSPNNQNQVKTQGLPRDAEGLDQGPATRQAPTSNFHQYL; this comes from the exons GATGAGGAGAACGGTAACGGAAAGG GGTTTCAGAAAGGTCAGTTGGAGCCAATGGACACTATATTTGTGAAGAACGTGAGAGAAAAGGGTCCGGCCCATCAGGCAGGCCTGTGCACAG GGGATCGTCTGGTGAAAGTGAATGGAGAAAGTATTCTAGGAAAGACGTACTCACAGGTGATCGCCCTCATTCAGAACAG TGAGAGCGTGTTGGAGCTCTCCATTATGCCAAAGGATGAAGATGTGCTTCAGTTGGTAAGT GCGTACTCCCAGGATGCCTACCTGACGGGTAATGAACCGTACGCTGGGGGAGCTGAAAACCTTCCGCCGCCACCCCCCCTATGTTACCCACGCTCCAAGACGACGTCGGTTTCTGGAGCTCCCCTCTCATCCCCCATGGGCCAGAACCAGCTGGATAACTGGAGTCGCTGGCCAGGTTCTTCCAGCCCCTCATCACCCTTGGACAACCGATCTGCTGTGTGCAGCCCCGCCAGCTGGCAGGAGGGGCGGCCAGGCGAGCCCGGTGGTGTGGGTCACAGCAGTCCAGCCCACCGCACAGAGGAGATCCAGTACGGTATGACCAGCCAGCAGCCTCAGGGCCAGATTAGGGGACGCTCCTACTCTTCGTCTTCCTCCTCCGGAGGCCCTTTGTCCAGCCCGCTACAAGTTCACTACCCCAACCACCATGGTGCCAGTTCTTCACAGGCTCAGCCACGCAAGTCCAGCTCAGCCTGGACCAGTCCCCCTCAGCCACAGATCAGCCACAGCCGCAGTGACCGCTGCCAGCAGGCCCTCTCTGACTGGTACTACAACCAGCAGCCGGATCGCTCAGTACGCAAGATGCAGACCCGCCATCGGAGCTACTCACAAGACCGGCTCAGTGAATCAAGGAGGCAGCAGCAGCGTACAGGTGGCTGGCCACACAGCGCCTCCCAGGACACTCTGCTCTTACTTCAGCAGTCAGGACCCGGACCCCAAGGGGAGCCATACTGGTCCTACGGAGACCACACTGCCACTAACTATACTCGAACACGCTCTGAAAATTTGCTCGCCCTCTACGACCACCATGGTCGCTCGTTAGAGATGTTGGACCGAGGAGCAGCTGGACTGGTCTCGCCTCGGATTGACAGGCCCGCGTGGCTCCAGCAGGCCCCCAAGCCTCCCCCGAGGACTGACGCTTACCACAGGCAGGGCAACCATTTTAGCGCAGCGCAAGCTCCTCAAGTGTCCCGGCAGTCACAGCCAACCTCTAAACACCACCCACAGACCCACACCCAGCCACAGCCGGCGCCCACTCAGAGCAGGCGGCTTCCTCCTGGACAGAGCGTGGACGACCTGCCGGTGGGCTACCGTAGCTACAGCCCATCTTTTTACCGCAAAACAGGCCGCATCCTGCAGCAGGCTCATTCGTTCAGGGACCCTTCATACTCTGGCCCCCACTTAAACTGGAACCCAGTACCTAAAACCAGCCCTCCAGAGGGGACGCCAGCACCTCCCACTGCCTCCACCACAACTCCAGTTGCCTCCGCCACGCCCGAATCCCAGGACAGAGGGTACAGGCCAACAAACCACGAGAGGGAACGAGGGGCAGTGGAAGGGCAGGCTGAATTGGTGGCACAGACCCAGGAAGTGGTGATGAGGCAGAAACCCCCCACGGGGCGGAGGAATGTCCAGGGTATGCGTCACCCTCACTATGCCCTGCCTTTGGATGGGCTAGAACCCTCTTTGTTTTCTCCTGATCCCAAAGACTCAGCCCCAGGTCCCGGTTCCACAGGAGATGTAGCCTCAGGCAAACCAAATGGAAACCTTGCTCCCCTCCCACTAGAGGATGACTCTCTGGCCTCCATCCCCTTCATAG ACGAGCCAACCAGCCCCGGCGCCGATTTGCGCGCCCGGCACGTGCCGGCGTCCTCCGTTGTCTCCAGCGGCATGAGTTCAACGCCCGCCGTGGTCAACAGCCCTGCATCCCCCACCTTCACCTTCCCCCTCACTAGGCTCTTCTCACACGACTGCA GCAGTATTAAATCCAGTCGCCGTTCCTCCTATGTTCTAGCCATCTCCAGCGAGCGCTCCAAGTCATGTGACGAAGGACTCAACACGTTCAGAGAGGACGGACGATCCTT TAGGAGGCTTCCAAAAAGAGTGAAGAGCTTCTTCACAGATGGG TCTCTGGACAACATCGGGACAGCGGAGGAGGTTCGGTCGAAACGTCACTCCACCTCGGAGCTGGGAAACATCACTTACAGCGATGTATGGCGAGAAGGATGGCTGCACTACAAGCAGATCCACACCGAGAAGGGCAAG AAGGTAGGCAGCGCCATGCGTCCGTGGAAGCGTGTCTTTTCGGTTCTTCGCTCCCAATCGCTGTTCCTCTACAAGGATAAGCGGGAGGCGGTGCTTCGCGGAGCCACATTTGGAGGTTCGGCCGAGGATGAGCAGCCGATCAGCATCCAGGGCTGCCTGGTGGACATCGCGTACAGCGAGACCAAACGAAAGCACGCCCTCCGGCTGACCACCCAGGACTTCTGTGAGTATTTGCTGCAAGCGGAGGACCGGGAGGACATGCTGAATTGGATAAAGGTCATCGGGGAGAACAGCAAGATAGACAACGAG GAGCTCGGCTTTTCCAGGCAGGCCCTCATTAATAAGAAGCTTAATGACTACAGAAAACAAAG TCCAGCTGTCAACAAGCCAGACTCCTCTCCCAAGTTGTCCCGTATGAAGCCTCCCTTCCTGCTCAATAAGACGGAGAACGCTGCTGGAGCGCCACGCTCGCCCAAACCAGAAGGCAAAG ATGAGAGCAGCCCTCCCAAGTCTCCATGGGGAATTAACATCatgaagaaagcaaagaaagctGGGCCCAAAGCTTTCGGTGTGAGGCTGGAGGAATGTCAACCTGGTACAAATAACAAG TTCGTTCCAATGATTGTGGAGATCTGCTGTGGCCTCGTGGAGGAGATGGGTCTGGAATACACCGGCATTTACCGAGTCCCAGGGAATAACGCCATGGTGTCGCTGCTCCAGGAGCAGCTCAACAAGGGCGTGGACATCAACCCTGCAGAGGAG AAGTGGCAGGACCTCAATGTCGTCAGTAGCTTACTCAAATCCTTCTTCAGGAAACTCCCAGAGCCACTCTTCACCAACG ACAAGTACAACGACTTCATCGATGCCAATCGGATGGAAAATGCATCCGACAGACTGAAGACCATGAAGAAGTTG ATCCGCGACCTCCCAGATCATTATTACCACACTCTCAAGTTCCTGGTTGGTCACCTGAAGACTGTAGCCGACAACTCGGATAAAAACAAG ATGGAGCCTCGTAACTTGGCTCTCGTGTTTGGGCCGACGCTGGTTCGGACGTCTGAGGACAACATGAAAGACATGGTCACTCACATGCCCGACCGCTACAAGATCGTAGAAACGCTCATACAACAC TGCACCTGGTTTTTCACTGATGAGCTAGACAAGGATGAGAAG ACACCAGTGGACACGGAGGACGTGCAGCCCGCCCCCAACATCGACCACCTGCTCTCCAACATCGGCAGGACCGCTCTGCTCGGCGAAGCCTCGG attCAACCAACAGTGATTCAGCGAAATCAAAG GGGTCATGGGGGTCAAAGAAGGACCTCACAGCCAAGGAATTCCTGGCTCTGTCCATCATGTCAGCGGTTACTGGCCGCAAACGCAGGAAGCGCCATAACGCCCGCCGCGTGGGCAGCAGCACCGACGACGACTCTGAGCATGAGCCGATCAAAGCTGGACATTTAGGggcaggagaggaagaggaggtggagtCGCCAGTAGGAGACACTGCTCCTCgagcagagggagaggaggatgatgacgaagaggaagaagaggacgaggaggaggaggatgaggaagtTGCAGAGAGCGGAGTGAAAGAGGAGCGACAAGAGGAGCCGGCCGTTAAACCCAATCGGTTGTCCTGTAAAGTGGAAGAGGAGGCGGGAGGAAGGCAGGCAGCCATGTTaaacgaggaggaggaggtgcaggCGGAGGTGAAGGGGCCTCAGTGGCGAGCTCCAGAGGATGCTCGCTCTATAGTTTCAGGTTACTCCACCCTCTCTACTTTAGGGCGGAGCTTGGGATCTGAGGGGAGGGGGGACGATGCTGATGATGAACACAGCGAGCTggtgagcgagacagataatgAGAGCGGCTTCGCCTCGCGCTCTCTTACACAGGAGAGACCCGATAAACACCCGGCGCCACCTGTAAACACGCAGCTGCTGGCGCCGCCGCGAAGCTTTCTCTACACACACTACAAAAGCCCCGCTCTGTCAACCAGTAACATTCTCACCCCACCCACTTCCCTCACACAGAGACCAGACTCCACAGAGAGGAGCGACGGAGGGGCCCGCTCCACTAcaccttcttcctcctccttctcgtcCTCCTCCACCACTCACAGACTGCACTCGCGGCCTTCCTTTAACTCCCACAAGCTGATCCAGTGCGACACTCTGGCCAGGAGGAAGCTGAAGTCTGAGAAAAACAAGACTCGCTCCCTGGACCTGATGGAGTCTCCCGAGGGCACGGCTCCATCCGAGGGCTCCGGCTCAGGAACGGAAGGTGCACCCACAGCAAAGAGGGATACCTCCAGAACCAACACTTCCTCAGGCAGCAGCCAGGAGAGTCTGCGCCCAGCCCGACCCAAGCCTGCCGTGCTGCCCAGCGAGGCCGCTTCCTTCACTCCGACCGGCCCGGGCGGGAAGTCGCTGGCCGATCAGGTCCGCGCCCGACTGCTAGGCTCAGCTGACAACCTGCACCGCGTCGGACTGCGGAAACCACCGTCACCCGAGACGCGCAGGAAGAAGCGGGCTTGGCGCAGACACACTGTGGTGGCTTCCCCGACTGAGATGTCCGATAAGAGACCCCAGCTGATTGTCAGCGATTTCCCCTTATCTCCTAACAATCAAAACCAGGTCAAAACACAAGGGCTGCCTCGGGATGCAGAAGGTCTTGACCAAGGACCGGCTACACGTCAAGCACCCACCTCCAATTTCCACCAGTACCTTTGA
- the arhgap23a gene encoding rho GTPase-activating protein 23 isoform X7, with product MNGVAFCLVGIPPYSENHAKGRRDGFSSAGDNPRPPMATRPGREGVGMGWKGPRTLVLHKNSQGFGFTLRHFIVYPPESALHTNLKDEENGNGKGFQKGQLEPMDTIFVKNVREKGPAHQAGLCTGDRLVKVNGESILGKTYSQVIALIQNSESVLELSIMPKDEDVLQLVSAYSQDAYLTGNEPYAGGAENLPPPPPLCYPRSKTTSVSGAPLSSPMGQNQLDNWSRWPGSSSPSSPLDNRSAVCSPASWQEGRPGEPGGVGHSSPAHRTEEIQYGMTSQQPQGQIRGRSYSSSSSSGGPLSSPLQVHYPNHHGASSSQAQPRKSSSAWTSPPQPQISHSRSDRCQQALSDWYYNQQPDRSVRKMQTRHRSYSQDRLSESRRQQQRTGGWPHSASQDTLLLLQQSGPGPQGEPYWSYGDHTATNYTRTRSENLLALYDHHGRSLEMLDRGAAGLVSPRIDRPAWLQQAPKPPPRTDAYHRQGNHFSAAQAPQVSRQSQPTSKHHPQTHTQPQPAPTQSRRLPPGQSVDDLPVGYRSYSPSFYRKTGRILQQAHSFRDPSYSGPHLNWNPVPKTSPPEGTPAPPTASTTTPVASATPESQDRGYRPTNHERERGAVEGQAELVAQTQEVVMRQKPPTGRRNVQGMRHPHYALPLDGLEPSLFSPDPKDSAPGPGSTGDVASGKPNGNLAPLPLEDDSLASIPFIDEPTSPGADLRARHVPASSVVSSGMSSTPAVVNSPASPTFTFPLTRLFSHDCSSIKSSRRSSYVLAISSERSKSCDEGLNTFREDGRSFRRLPKRVKSFFTDGSLDNIGTAEEVRSKRHSTSELGNITYSDVWREGWLHYKQIHTEKGKKVGSAMRPWKRVFSVLRSQSLFLYKDKREAVLRGATFGGSAEDEQPISIQGCLVDIAYSETKRKHALRLTTQDFCEYLLQAEDREDMLNWIKVIGENSKIDNEELGFSRQALINKKLNDYRKQSPAVNKPDSSPKLSRMKPPFLLNKTENAAGAPRSPKPEGKDESSPPKSPWGINIMKKAKKAGPKAFGVRLEECQPGTNNKFVPMIVEICCGLVEEMGLEYTGIYRVPGNNAMVSLLQEQLNKGVDINPAEEKWQDLNVVSSLLKSFFRKLPEPLFTNDKYNDFIDANRMENASDRLKTMKKLIRDLPDHYYHTLKFLVGHLKTVADNSDKNKMEPRNLALVFGPTLVRTSEDNMKDMVTHMPDRYKIVETLIQHCTWFFTDELDKDEKTPVDTEDVQPAPNIDHLLSNIGRTALLGEASDSTNSDSAKSKGSWGSKKDLTAKEFLALSIMSAVTGRKRRKRHNARRVGSSTDDDSEHEPIKAGHLGAGEEEEVESPVGDTAPRAEGEEDDDEEEEEDEEEEDEEVAESGVKEERQEEPAVKPNRLSCKVEEEAGGRQAAMLNEEEEVQAEVKGPQWRAPEDARSIVSGYSTLSTLGRSLGSEGRGDDADDEHSELVSETDNESGFASRSLTQERPDKHPAPPVNTQLLAPPRSFLYTHYKSPALSTSNILTPPTSLTQRPDSTERSDGGARSTTPSSSSFSSSSTTHRLHSRPSFNSHKLIQCDTLARRKLKSEKNKTRSLDLMESPEGTAPSEGSGSGTEGAPTAKRDTSRTNTSSGSSQESLRPARPKPAVLPSEAASFTPTGPGGKSLADQVRARLLGSADNLHRVGLRKPPSPETRRKKRAWRRHTVVASPTEMSDKRPQLIVSDFPLSPNNQNQVKTQGLPRDAEGLDQGPATRQAPTSNFHQYL from the exons GATGAGGAGAACGGTAACGGAAAGG GGTTTCAGAAAGGTCAGTTGGAGCCAATGGACACTATATTTGTGAAGAACGTGAGAGAAAAGGGTCCGGCCCATCAGGCAGGCCTGTGCACAG GGGATCGTCTGGTGAAAGTGAATGGAGAAAGTATTCTAGGAAAGACGTACTCACAGGTGATCGCCCTCATTCAGAACAG TGAGAGCGTGTTGGAGCTCTCCATTATGCCAAAGGATGAAGATGTGCTTCAGTTGGTAAGT GCGTACTCCCAGGATGCCTACCTGACGGGTAATGAACCGTACGCTGGGGGAGCTGAAAACCTTCCGCCGCCACCCCCCCTATGTTACCCACGCTCCAAGACGACGTCGGTTTCTGGAGCTCCCCTCTCATCCCCCATGGGCCAGAACCAGCTGGATAACTGGAGTCGCTGGCCAGGTTCTTCCAGCCCCTCATCACCCTTGGACAACCGATCTGCTGTGTGCAGCCCCGCCAGCTGGCAGGAGGGGCGGCCAGGCGAGCCCGGTGGTGTGGGTCACAGCAGTCCAGCCCACCGCACAGAGGAGATCCAGTACGGTATGACCAGCCAGCAGCCTCAGGGCCAGATTAGGGGACGCTCCTACTCTTCGTCTTCCTCCTCCGGAGGCCCTTTGTCCAGCCCGCTACAAGTTCACTACCCCAACCACCATGGTGCCAGTTCTTCACAGGCTCAGCCACGCAAGTCCAGCTCAGCCTGGACCAGTCCCCCTCAGCCACAGATCAGCCACAGCCGCAGTGACCGCTGCCAGCAGGCCCTCTCTGACTGGTACTACAACCAGCAGCCGGATCGCTCAGTACGCAAGATGCAGACCCGCCATCGGAGCTACTCACAAGACCGGCTCAGTGAATCAAGGAGGCAGCAGCAGCGTACAGGTGGCTGGCCACACAGCGCCTCCCAGGACACTCTGCTCTTACTTCAGCAGTCAGGACCCGGACCCCAAGGGGAGCCATACTGGTCCTACGGAGACCACACTGCCACTAACTATACTCGAACACGCTCTGAAAATTTGCTCGCCCTCTACGACCACCATGGTCGCTCGTTAGAGATGTTGGACCGAGGAGCAGCTGGACTGGTCTCGCCTCGGATTGACAGGCCCGCGTGGCTCCAGCAGGCCCCCAAGCCTCCCCCGAGGACTGACGCTTACCACAGGCAGGGCAACCATTTTAGCGCAGCGCAAGCTCCTCAAGTGTCCCGGCAGTCACAGCCAACCTCTAAACACCACCCACAGACCCACACCCAGCCACAGCCGGCGCCCACTCAGAGCAGGCGGCTTCCTCCTGGACAGAGCGTGGACGACCTGCCGGTGGGCTACCGTAGCTACAGCCCATCTTTTTACCGCAAAACAGGCCGCATCCTGCAGCAGGCTCATTCGTTCAGGGACCCTTCATACTCTGGCCCCCACTTAAACTGGAACCCAGTACCTAAAACCAGCCCTCCAGAGGGGACGCCAGCACCTCCCACTGCCTCCACCACAACTCCAGTTGCCTCCGCCACGCCCGAATCCCAGGACAGAGGGTACAGGCCAACAAACCACGAGAGGGAACGAGGGGCAGTGGAAGGGCAGGCTGAATTGGTGGCACAGACCCAGGAAGTGGTGATGAGGCAGAAACCCCCCACGGGGCGGAGGAATGTCCAGGGTATGCGTCACCCTCACTATGCCCTGCCTTTGGATGGGCTAGAACCCTCTTTGTTTTCTCCTGATCCCAAAGACTCAGCCCCAGGTCCCGGTTCCACAGGAGATGTAGCCTCAGGCAAACCAAATGGAAACCTTGCTCCCCTCCCACTAGAGGATGACTCTCTGGCCTCCATCCCCTTCATAG ACGAGCCAACCAGCCCCGGCGCCGATTTGCGCGCCCGGCACGTGCCGGCGTCCTCCGTTGTCTCCAGCGGCATGAGTTCAACGCCCGCCGTGGTCAACAGCCCTGCATCCCCCACCTTCACCTTCCCCCTCACTAGGCTCTTCTCACACGACTGCA GCAGTATTAAATCCAGTCGCCGTTCCTCCTATGTTCTAGCCATCTCCAGCGAGCGCTCCAAGTCATGTGACGAAGGACTCAACACGTTCAGAGAGGACGGACGATCCTT TAGGAGGCTTCCAAAAAGAGTGAAGAGCTTCTTCACAGATGGG TCTCTGGACAACATCGGGACAGCGGAGGAGGTTCGGTCGAAACGTCACTCCACCTCGGAGCTGGGAAACATCACTTACAGCGATGTATGGCGAGAAGGATGGCTGCACTACAAGCAGATCCACACCGAGAAGGGCAAG AAGGTAGGCAGCGCCATGCGTCCGTGGAAGCGTGTCTTTTCGGTTCTTCGCTCCCAATCGCTGTTCCTCTACAAGGATAAGCGGGAGGCGGTGCTTCGCGGAGCCACATTTGGAGGTTCGGCCGAGGATGAGCAGCCGATCAGCATCCAGGGCTGCCTGGTGGACATCGCGTACAGCGAGACCAAACGAAAGCACGCCCTCCGGCTGACCACCCAGGACTTCTGTGAGTATTTGCTGCAAGCGGAGGACCGGGAGGACATGCTGAATTGGATAAAGGTCATCGGGGAGAACAGCAAGATAGACAACGAG GAGCTCGGCTTTTCCAGGCAGGCCCTCATTAATAAGAAGCTTAATGACTACAGAAAACAAAG TCCAGCTGTCAACAAGCCAGACTCCTCTCCCAAGTTGTCCCGTATGAAGCCTCCCTTCCTGCTCAATAAGACGGAGAACGCTGCTGGAGCGCCACGCTCGCCCAAACCAGAAGGCAAAG ATGAGAGCAGCCCTCCCAAGTCTCCATGGGGAATTAACATCatgaagaaagcaaagaaagctGGGCCCAAAGCTTTCGGTGTGAGGCTGGAGGAATGTCAACCTGGTACAAATAACAAG TTCGTTCCAATGATTGTGGAGATCTGCTGTGGCCTCGTGGAGGAGATGGGTCTGGAATACACCGGCATTTACCGAGTCCCAGGGAATAACGCCATGGTGTCGCTGCTCCAGGAGCAGCTCAACAAGGGCGTGGACATCAACCCTGCAGAGGAG AAGTGGCAGGACCTCAATGTCGTCAGTAGCTTACTCAAATCCTTCTTCAGGAAACTCCCAGAGCCACTCTTCACCAACG ACAAGTACAACGACTTCATCGATGCCAATCGGATGGAAAATGCATCCGACAGACTGAAGACCATGAAGAAGTTG ATCCGCGACCTCCCAGATCATTATTACCACACTCTCAAGTTCCTGGTTGGTCACCTGAAGACTGTAGCCGACAACTCGGATAAAAACAAG ATGGAGCCTCGTAACTTGGCTCTCGTGTTTGGGCCGACGCTGGTTCGGACGTCTGAGGACAACATGAAAGACATGGTCACTCACATGCCCGACCGCTACAAGATCGTAGAAACGCTCATACAACAC TGCACCTGGTTTTTCACTGATGAGCTAGACAAGGATGAGAAG ACACCAGTGGACACGGAGGACGTGCAGCCCGCCCCCAACATCGACCACCTGCTCTCCAACATCGGCAGGACCGCTCTGCTCGGCGAAGCCTCGG attCAACCAACAGTGATTCAGCGAAATCAAAG GGGTCATGGGGGTCAAAGAAGGACCTCACAGCCAAGGAATTCCTGGCTCTGTCCATCATGTCAGCGGTTACTGGCCGCAAACGCAGGAAGCGCCATAACGCCCGCCGCGTGGGCAGCAGCACCGACGACGACTCTGAGCATGAGCCGATCAAAGCTGGACATTTAGGggcaggagaggaagaggaggtggagtCGCCAGTAGGAGACACTGCTCCTCgagcagagggagaggaggatgatgacgaagaggaagaagaggacgaggaggaggaggatgaggaagtTGCAGAGAGCGGAGTGAAAGAGGAGCGACAAGAGGAGCCGGCCGTTAAACCCAATCGGTTGTCCTGTAAAGTGGAAGAGGAGGCGGGAGGAAGGCAGGCAGCCATGTTaaacgaggaggaggaggtgcaggCGGAGGTGAAGGGGCCTCAGTGGCGAGCTCCAGAGGATGCTCGCTCTATAGTTTCAGGTTACTCCACCCTCTCTACTTTAGGGCGGAGCTTGGGATCTGAGGGGAGGGGGGACGATGCTGATGATGAACACAGCGAGCTggtgagcgagacagataatgAGAGCGGCTTCGCCTCGCGCTCTCTTACACAGGAGAGACCCGATAAACACCCGGCGCCACCTGTAAACACGCAGCTGCTGGCGCCGCCGCGAAGCTTTCTCTACACACACTACAAAAGCCCCGCTCTGTCAACCAGTAACATTCTCACCCCACCCACTTCCCTCACACAGAGACCAGACTCCACAGAGAGGAGCGACGGAGGGGCCCGCTCCACTAcaccttcttcctcctccttctcgtcCTCCTCCACCACTCACAGACTGCACTCGCGGCCTTCCTTTAACTCCCACAAGCTGATCCAGTGCGACACTCTGGCCAGGAGGAAGCTGAAGTCTGAGAAAAACAAGACTCGCTCCCTGGACCTGATGGAGTCTCCCGAGGGCACGGCTCCATCCGAGGGCTCCGGCTCAGGAACGGAAGGTGCACCCACAGCAAAGAGGGATACCTCCAGAACCAACACTTCCTCAGGCAGCAGCCAGGAGAGTCTGCGCCCAGCCCGACCCAAGCCTGCCGTGCTGCCCAGCGAGGCCGCTTCCTTCACTCCGACCGGCCCGGGCGGGAAGTCGCTGGCCGATCAGGTCCGCGCCCGACTGCTAGGCTCAGCTGACAACCTGCACCGCGTCGGACTGCGGAAACCACCGTCACCCGAGACGCGCAGGAAGAAGCGGGCTTGGCGCAGACACACTGTGGTGGCTTCCCCGACTGAGATGTCCGATAAGAGACCCCAGCTGATTGTCAGCGATTTCCCCTTATCTCCTAACAATCAAAACCAGGTCAAAACACAAGGGCTGCCTCGGGATGCAGAAGGTCTTGACCAAGGACCGGCTACACGTCAAGCACCCACCTCCAATTTCCACCAGTACCTTTGA